In the Urocitellus parryii isolate mUroPar1 chromosome 1, mUroPar1.hap1, whole genome shotgun sequence genome, TGGTGTTTTAAGTCTACTTTAACAACTctagattataattattttatgtaaaacttTCATTTACATTTGCCCACATTTCCTACTCTTTGCTCTTCCTTAATTTTTACATCTCATAACTCTTTGTGGTATTGCCTTTCTTCTGTAAGTTCTTTAGAATTTCCTTTAGTGAGGCCTGGAAGggatcaataaaataaatcttttctcaaatgaaattttttttaaaaaaatgtgcttattttgtcctcattcttgatttttttttcattggctATAACATTCTAGGTTGAgttattttctatctttataCTACAATTAATTCCACTCTTGGCTTTTATTGCTGAGGAAACTAACAGTTGTTTCTTTGATAGTAATTTTCGTTTTGTCTTTTGCCAAGACCTTTTTCCTccttaacccattaagtcccaagcTTTCAATGCTACATAGAATGATGggacatattaaataattttctacaGTAACACTATGATATCTGTAGGTGTGGTTTTCATAAATTTACCTTGCTTTGTGTTCTTTGGGGTTTGAAATCAGTAGGCATATTTTTCATCGACTGTAAAAAATTCTCAGCCCAAtgtctttcccttttcttgtGTCAAGACTATGactaaatacatattaaaaacttttcaaTGAAGCCTCCCCATCTCCTGTATTATCCTATTTCCATGCTGCATCCTGGACATCTTTACATATCTTTCAATTAATTCTCTTTTCTGCATGTCCCACTCTGTTGCCAAatacatctttaaatattttaagcacaGATGTTCTCATAAATATACCTGATAATTCAGTACGGGAAGTCTATGTGGGTCTGttcctttcttttggttttcatttatgTTGCCATTTTTCTATGTGCATATCTTTTGACTGTttggtgaaataaataaaaatgatttataagcCCTGAGGTTAGAATTGAAGAaatccttttttgtgtgtgtgtttaccagGTGTCAGGTTGTTTTACCTGGATCTGAGTAAAGGTCTAGATCTGTGATCACAACTCATCAGGAatgtttcccctttctcttctactGGTTTGCTCAGTAACAAGGCAATTGTCTTTACACTTGGGGGAGTGGGGTCATATCTGATTCATCTTATCTTGAAAGGGTAGCATTTTGGGAACCCAGATCAACTGCAGAAAGATCACCTAGTAAGATTCATCATTTTGGGTgggcctggccttgaacttctgatctagCATCCATTGAACAGCATCAGCAGTCTAGAACAAAAGCTGTATTGGTGTTCACCTCTTTAATTATAGGACCCCATTTTTAAAACCAGTCTTTTTAGCCTCCATGCTTTGAGAGGGAGGGGCAGTGCTATGGTCTAAATGTGTCCATTTGTTTCAAATTCGTTTGTTGAAACCCAATTGCCAATTCAGTGATAGTGTTAGGAACTGGcatctttgggaggtgattaagtCATAAGGGTACACCATTTATGAACTGAATTAGTGCCCTTTATTAAAGGAGGCctcatgaaaaaggaaaagaaaagcaaggggATCTCATGAATaacaaagagaaatcagaaaataggGATCGGGGGTGAAGGGAGAGGAATGCtgaggagtgatattggccaaattgtattgttatattttgtgcatgtacatatatgtatgtaacaAATTCTATCTTGTTACATGTGAGGATGCAGGAAGAAGTTCCCATCTACAAACCAGGAAATGGACTCTGACCAGGCACATAACCCAGACTTGCTAGCCttcagagatgaaaaatatatttgactcAGTTTGTGGTCTTTTGCTACGGCAACCTAAATGGACCAAGAGGGCAAATTACCTACCTTTTAAAGACACCCAAACTGATCCAAATAAAAGCCtatctttaaaagaaagtaaTGTCCCACCTTTTTTCCCTTTACAaagcttttcattcattttatagtgtatttttgtcattttaatgcTCATCTACGACATTTTCCCATGTACATTTGACTCTGAAATCTAGAGTTAAACAACATCTTGATCTCCCCCTTCCATATAATATAATCACTTTAGGCTTTTATGAATATCTTATTTACCTActaaaaaaagtgtttgatttaatTATAAGTTGGCAAATTTCGCTCCCCATGCCCTTGCATATTATATTGTTCTCTGTTCTTAAGTGGGTAGGGGTGGTTCCTCACAACCATAAATTACTGCACTGGCTTGAGTAGGTTTAGCCTAACTAATTGGATCTGCTCTTTGATGTCCACCTGGGGCAGCTGAAGATCAAGAGACCCCAGATATGCTCAGTATCCTTATAAGCTCAATTTATCTGGCCCTAGAGCTATTTAAGGCCTGGGTCAAGAGGCCAGGAGCCCATTTTCCAAGCATCTAAATAGTTGGGGGCTGAAGTAGGTGCATGCCTCATGTTCAGTGCACTGGCGTGCTTAGGATTCACATCTGAAAGGTGGCCAACCTCTAGTTTGTTACTTAACCTGCCTCCCTGAAATTAGGCAGTGTACTAGGTCCGGTTGGAATCCAATGAATTGGAACTGTGTGTGAGCAGGAGGTGGTCAAATAACAGGCATCCTGACTGCCCTGGCCATGGGGCACATGGAAACTTCAGGTAACAGAACTGTCTTAAGAAGTCAGAGCTGGTTTCATCTTCAACAAATAAAAGGCCAATCTGTATCACAGCAACTACTGGGAATGGATACTCTAAGGCCTCCTTTTCTCCACTCACCAAACACCAACCCTGCCAGATGCCTAAATACATGTGCTGCTGCCTTTATTTAggcttttctcctcctccccataaaaagaaagaaaaatcaattcaatGTCTTTCATACCTCCCTCTTTGTTGGCTGTGCTCACTTTCCTCTGAATACCTACAAAGGTTAGCTTAGTTCAGACATTCAATAGAAAGGTATTGTGATCTTGTTCTATATCTATCTCCCAGGTACTCCTGCTTCTATCCTCTGCATATTTGGTGCTTAGACAGTGGATTGTGCCTAGTAAATTCTTAACAAGTATTTGCTGAGCAAATTAATTCAAGTCTATATTGGATAGAGTCAGGTTTGCTAGTGTCATATGTAGAAAAGGACATACATCAAGTGTGGTCATGACATTTCAAAGTGGAACTGAGTGGTAGAAATACttcatctcctcctttctttATATCATCCATCAAAACCTACAGGTATTAGAAGACAGTACTCTCTAGTGCTCCTAGAAAGCAGCATGGAAACTATCTGGCTGCAGTGACAGGAATCCTAATGAGATAGGAAACAATCTGGCTGGAGATTGTTTTCTTATAAACAGATTCTGAAGCCACAGACCAGACTTAGAATTTAGCCTCTATTGATAAGCCCCACCCACAGTCTTTTTGGGCAAGTTAGTTAACTCAGAAGAGTTTACTTTTACCATGAGTTACCTAGCTAACACTTCTACATAgctaacaatattttatattaaattctacCTGTTCCTAACAAACTGTTTCTGTGGGGCAATTTCTCACATGGCCTGCCTACTCCCACAAGTTATGATCTGGCCCCAAAATAAGAATCACATTGCTTACCTGTGGTCCCCTCAAAATCTATCTGTGCTTCTTCTAGTGGAGGCACCATCAGGTAAAATCTAAGTTACCAGGTTGTAGGATGAGTGTCCTGATGTTCTCTCTGGTTTAGATTTGGTATAACTTATTCCACAAAAATATAACACACAAATGGCTCTGTATATTTTTCTATCTAAAGTAAGTCACAGCCTGTTTATATTTGAGGAATTTCTTTATTGGAGTTCAATCTTACCTCACCACAATTACCTGGTCTTTATGGCAGAGCAGAATGAGCCTTGAACAAAGTATTCATAACATTTTACGACAGACAATATACACATGTAGTGCATGAAATCTTTACAACACAttccaaaacaaatatttgacaAGATTTAGAAACATGAATTTCCTCTCTCGATTACTAGTAGCTACTTAGTTTTTTAGCTACCACAATAAAATGCTCTCCTTCCCAACATTCCTATTCACAGGAATCCCTGAATTGATTCTTTCTGAAGGTGCAAATTCATGTTGAAGATTCACGTTCCATTAGTTATTGAAGATGGCAAAATACTCTCCATTGTAGGACCTTTTATGGTAGAATATGTGAATACCAGGTTTTCACTCATCACACAGTCATCATTTATTGAGGGGGTTCATTTGAAACTTTAATTTTCACCCATTCAACTCTTGAATTACAATAGTACATTTCActcaatttgcatttttataatactCTCCTACTCCTGTTAGATTTATAAGTCTATGCTTTTTACTTTACTACAAAGAAATCCAAATTTTTCTCATCCTATCCCCCAAACCATTCAATTACATTGTTAATAATCCATgattactaataaataaatttatattcccTGAAGCCTATCTCTCCCTGAATTTGCCCTTTGGAGGctcttcttggattttttttttcccacggACTAATACAATCTTATTGGGATGCAAAGCTATGCCTGAATTTCCTACATTTCTATTCACAAAATTTACCCAAATATGAACTTTCTAATGGTGACTTTGTGATTTCTAATTGAAATTCTTTcttcatatacatttttatgtcCAGAAATGTCTGCTCACTTTGAGGATTTAAACATATCCCATTGTTTTTGATAGGTTTTATTCCCATAATGGACTATTTTACACTCCAAAAGGGCTCAACTACTTTAACACTGGAGCCTTCTTTGCTGATTATGATTGAAAATCACATAGTAATTTAGATCTTGATCATCTAAAATGGTTTCACTTATACTATGAAAATTGTAAGCCATGAATAAGGGCCTCAGAAATTCTTACATTCATAaggtttttcttctatttgagTTCTTTGAGACTTAGTAAGCTCTGTCTCCCACAGAGGCATCCTCATCCTGGTCCCATCCAGAACATTCCCACCCACGTAGATTATCTTCTGGGATGTGCTATTATAACTTTCCACATTTATCACATTTAGAGATtcctctccagtatgaattcttttATGCTTGGTGAGATTTGATCTGATATTAAATGCCTTCCCACACTCATTACATCGATATGGCTTCTTTCCAGTATGAATCCTTTTGTGTTGGTCAAGGACTGATCTATAATTAAAGGATTTCCCACATTCACAATTATAGGGCTGCTTCCCCTGGTGGACACTTTTATGGTTGATTAGACTTGAGTGTGAGATATATGCCTTTCCACATTGAtcacattcatagggtttctcaccTGTGTGGATCCTTCTATGCACCGTGAGGCCTGAGCTGTTCCTGAATGCCTTCCCACACCTATCACATACATAGGGTTTTTCCCCTGTGTGGATCCTCTTGTGTTGAGAAAGGAGTGAGCTGTAACTGAAAGATTTCCCACACTCGACACATTTGAAGGGTTTTTCTCCAAGATGGACTCTTTTATGGCTTAGAAGTGTTCTGCTAGAGAAAAAAGCTTTTCCGCATTCATCACATGTATAGGGGGTCTTACCAGGATGGGTACTTTTATGGTTAATAAGGCTTGAGTGTGAGATGTAGGCTTTTCCACACACAtcacattcatagggtttctccccAGTATGTATTCTTTTATGAACTTTAAGGCTTGAGTTGTTTCTGAAGACCTTTTCACACCTGtcacattcatagggtttctctctaGTGTGGACTCTTTTGTGTTGAGAAAGGAGTGAGGTGTAGTTAAAAGATTTCTCGCATACAtcacatttatagggcttctccccaAGATGAATTTTTTTGTGGTTTATGAGAGTTCGGTATGTGATGAAGGCTTTCTCACACTCATCACACTTAAAGGGCTTTTCCCCAGGGTGTACACTTTTATGATTTATAAGGCTTGAAAGTGAGATgtaggctttcccacattcttcacatttgtaagGTCTCTCCCCAGTGTGGATTCGTTTATGTACTTTAAGGCCTGAATTGTTtctgaaggctttgccacactcaTCACACCCAAAGGGCTTCTCCCTTGTATGAATCCTTTTATGCTGTTCAAGTGCAGAGCTATAGTTGAAGGATTTCTCACAATAGGTACATTTATAAGGTTTCTCCCCTAGATGAAttcctttgtgatttttaagGCTAGAGCGTGAGATATAAGCTTTCCCACACACATCACACTTATAtggtttttctccagtatgaagtcGCCTGTGGACCTTGAGGCCTGAATTGTTTCTGAAAGTTTTCCCACACACATCACATACATAAGgtctctctccagtatgaatagTCTTATGTTGAAGAAGAAGTGAGTTATAACTAAAGGACTTGCCACACTCCTTACATTCATGAGCTTTTTTTCCTGGGTGAATGCTTTTATGAACTGCAAGGCCAGAGCTATAGCTGAATGCTTTGCCACAGACATCACACTTGtaaggtttctctcctgtgtggatcCTTTTATGAACTATAAGGCCTGAGCTGTTCCTGAAGGCCTTTCCACATTCATCacattcataaggtttctctccagtgtggatgaCTTTATGTTGAATAAGGAGAGAGCTATAATTAAAAGATTTCTCACACTCATCACATTTGTAGGGTTTATCTCCAAAGTGAATACTTTTATGATTTAGGAGTGTTCTGCAAGTAAtgaaggccttcccacactcaTCACATTCATAAGGTTTCTCACCTGTATGGATTCTTTTGTGGACCCTCAGGCCAGAGCTATTACTGAAGGTCTTTCCACAGATgtcacattcatagggcttctcccctgtGTGGATCCTTTTGTGGACTCTGAGACCAGAACTATTCctgaaggccttcccacactcaccacattcatagggcttctccccagtatgaatCCTTTTATGCTGATCCAAAACAGAGCTATAATTGAAGGACTTTCCACATTCATCACACTTACAGTTCTTCTCCCCAGAATGGGTACTTTTATGGTTTATAAGGCTGGAATAGGACATgtaggctttcccacattcatcACACTTGTACGGTTTCTCCCCAGTATGGATCCGTTTATGGACTCGAAGGCTGGAGCTGCTCCGGAAAGTTCCTCCACAGTCATCACACTCATAACGTTTTTCCCCTGTGTGCATAATTTTATGTTGAACAAGGCGGGAATTATATTTGAAGGACTTCCCACACTCATCACATTTATGTGATTTCTTAAGAGCAATAGTATTCTGCTGTAGGCTGGCATGAGAGTTTCCATTAATGCTCTCAACACATTTACCTTGTTCACTGCTTTTCTGTTCTATAGGGACAGTCTGATGTGTAACATGCTTTGAGCTCAGATGTAAGCTTTTCTCAGATGCCTCATCTCgttctgtttttatatttgtcGTGTTCTTGGTTTTGTCAATCTTCTCCCTGATGCCACTTTtgtcttccttcattcttttccaCTCAGGCTTTTCCAATTGATTCCCTATTTTGCTATCCCAATCATGAGTTTTATCAATAGATTCCTGCATATGATCCTTGTGAAGAACTTCCATTTTTGGCCACTTAGAGTCTGCATTTccaacattttcatatttttcagttgATTCCTCATCCTCAGTGCCCGTCTTCAAATGTGACACtaaaccaagaaaatgaaaatgataccTGTTCACTTTGTTTAGAAAAAACTGGAAGaataacattaaaattcattcattcacttgataaatatttattgactgcaTGCACCATAGATACCATTTTAAATACTGGAGATGTAACAGTAGTCATGACAAAATTTCTGTTAAAACCAGAGCCCTGAATTTCAGATCAAAGAGCTTTCCAATTCTTGCATAACAGTTTAGCATGACAGCAAGTTGAAATGATGCACAGAATAACAGATAACACTGATCAATTTTTGAACAATGTAACCTAGTCATGGAACAATGAACAGAAGGTAGGAAAAAATCTCTGAAGAACAGGAGACAGACAGATTATTAAGATAAAAGTTAGGTTAGTCATAATTTTTGGGGGGGGCGTGGGGAGGGTGGTActgggtactttaccactaagctatatctccagtcctttttaaaaaaattttttaaattgtattttattttaaaacaaggtcttgcctcaaatttgcaatcctcctgtctcagtctcctaaatcactgcaattacaggcatgtgacactgtgccttgcataacttttatttttaattatgaaagttACACATAATCAGCAGAGGACAGGCAAACTAAAGAAATCAGTACCTGTGTAGAGGTATCAAGGAGGTGGTTGTGGTTGTGAAATCATGAGGATGATCACTGCAGAGATTAGAAAGAAAACAACCTGCAGCTGCCTGAAGTTGGTTTGGCCTTCCGGACTTTCCCTCCAAGGAAAACACTGGCCCTGGAAAGTGATTAGGGAAGAACTCTACATGAAAGAACATGTTCCGGCCATAAAGCTTTTATTCCTACTTATAAACAGGCTAACTATTGGGCAAATCAAAGATTAGATGCAAAACCATGAACCAATGAGCAAAGAAAATACAGTTGGCTCACCATATCTGCAGATTCTGCATCTGCAAATTCAGCCAATAAtgaattaaaactacacagaaaaacaaaatttcatccACATGGAATATGTATAGacttttttcttgccattattctaaaaaatacagaatgagaaagatttatataacatttacagTGTTATAGGTATCATAAATAATCAAAGGATGActtaaagtacacaggaggatgtgtgttggttatatgcaaacactataCCAGACTTGAACATCTACAGCAGATTTTGGTGTCTCTGTGTATGTGGgggtgtcctggaaccaattccttTTGGTAACCAAAGAATTAATGGAATACTTCCTAAGTTCAAATACCCAGCTGTATGCCCCTGAGAAAGTTATTTAATCTCCTTATACAGCAGTTTGCTCCTGTGTAAAATGAAGGCAATGGAGTTgttgtaaatattaaatgataatatgTGTAAAAGCACAGAGAATTGTGCCTGTTCTTTGGTGAGTGCTATATGTTATAATTATTTGTTGGACTATTAAAATGAAGTCGAGTTATTTCAAGTAGAGTTAGTGGATTGAGGTTTAAACCTGAGTGATAAAGCACATGACTCAGAAAAGGTAAAATTCCAAAAACAGATTCTAAGATCTTTATTCCCTTGAAGTCATACTACATATCATTTGTTCTCCATTCGTACCTACCTACTAAAATACTAAGTCCTGAGAAGAAAAGATACTATTCTAATTATTCTAAGCTAGTTACTCCTAAACCTTAGACAATGAGACATTTGCAATTAGActtaattaattttgtattttctcctcTTATCCTGAAGGCATATCAGATTCTTGGATAATTACTTTGAAATTTGGATAATCGTACTATGAAAACTCTATAAGTAAATGTTAGGAGGAAACAGGATCAATAAAAGgaaggtaaaatatatattttagagtaCATATGAATAAAGAATTACAGTCAAGCTGGGCAGTGGCACGTCTGTAATctctactcaggaggatgaggagagaagattgcaaatttgaggccagcctcagtaacacaGCAAAACCccgtttaaaagaaagaaaaagtaaaagaaacagtcATGATCTAATTTATGAATAGAAAAGActccaaattaaaatttacaaaatagggaggctaggggtgtggctcagtggtacagcacttgcctagcatgtgtgaggcactgggctcaattctcagtactacatataaaataaacgaataaaataaaggtc is a window encoding:
- the Zfp62 gene encoding zinc finger protein 62 homolog isoform X2; the encoded protein is MEVLHKDHMQESIDKTHDWDSKIGNQLEKPEWKRMKEDKSGIREKIDKTKNTTNIKTERDEASEKSLHLSSKHVTHQTVPIEQKSSEQGKCVESINGNSHASLQQNTIALKKSHKCDECGKSFKYNSRLVQHKIMHTGEKRYECDDCGGTFRSSSSLRVHKRIHTGEKPYKCDECGKAYMSYSSLINHKSTHSGEKNCKCDECGKSFNYSSVLDQHKRIHTGEKPYECGECGKAFRNSSGLRVHKRIHTGEKPYECDICGKTFSNSSGLRVHKRIHTGEKPYECDECGKAFITCRTLLNHKSIHFGDKPYKCDECEKSFNYSSLLIQHKVIHTGEKPYECDECGKAFRNSSGLIVHKRIHTGEKPYKCDVCGKAFSYSSGLAVHKSIHPGKKAHECKECGKSFSYNSLLLQHKTIHTGERPYVCDVCGKTFRNNSGLKVHRRLHTGEKPYKCDVCGKAYISRSSLKNHKGIHLGEKPYKCTYCEKSFNYSSALEQHKRIHTREKPFGCDECGKAFRNNSGLKVHKRIHTGERPYKCEECGKAYISLSSLINHKSVHPGEKPFKCDECEKAFITYRTLINHKKIHLGEKPYKCDVCEKSFNYTSLLSQHKRVHTREKPYECDRCEKVFRNNSSLKVHKRIHTGEKPYECDVCGKAYISHSSLINHKSTHPGKTPYTCDECGKAFFSSRTLLSHKRVHLGEKPFKCVECGKSFSYSSLLSQHKRIHTGEKPYVCDRCGKAFRNSSGLTVHRRIHTGEKPYECDQCGKAYISHSSLINHKSVHQGKQPYNCECGKSFNYRSVLDQHKRIHTGKKPYRCNECGKAFNIRSNLTKHKRIHTGEESLNVINVESYNSTSQKIIYVGGNVLDGTRMRMPLWETELTKSQRTQIEEKPYECKNF
- the Zfp62 gene encoding zinc finger protein 62 homolog isoform X1, giving the protein MSHLKTGTEDEESTEKYENVGNADSKWPKMEVLHKDHMQESIDKTHDWDSKIGNQLEKPEWKRMKEDKSGIREKIDKTKNTTNIKTERDEASEKSLHLSSKHVTHQTVPIEQKSSEQGKCVESINGNSHASLQQNTIALKKSHKCDECGKSFKYNSRLVQHKIMHTGEKRYECDDCGGTFRSSSSLRVHKRIHTGEKPYKCDECGKAYMSYSSLINHKSTHSGEKNCKCDECGKSFNYSSVLDQHKRIHTGEKPYECGECGKAFRNSSGLRVHKRIHTGEKPYECDICGKTFSNSSGLRVHKRIHTGEKPYECDECGKAFITCRTLLNHKSIHFGDKPYKCDECEKSFNYSSLLIQHKVIHTGEKPYECDECGKAFRNSSGLIVHKRIHTGEKPYKCDVCGKAFSYSSGLAVHKSIHPGKKAHECKECGKSFSYNSLLLQHKTIHTGERPYVCDVCGKTFRNNSGLKVHRRLHTGEKPYKCDVCGKAYISRSSLKNHKGIHLGEKPYKCTYCEKSFNYSSALEQHKRIHTREKPFGCDECGKAFRNNSGLKVHKRIHTGERPYKCEECGKAYISLSSLINHKSVHPGEKPFKCDECEKAFITYRTLINHKKIHLGEKPYKCDVCEKSFNYTSLLSQHKRVHTREKPYECDRCEKVFRNNSSLKVHKRIHTGEKPYECDVCGKAYISHSSLINHKSTHPGKTPYTCDECGKAFFSSRTLLSHKRVHLGEKPFKCVECGKSFSYSSLLSQHKRIHTGEKPYVCDRCGKAFRNSSGLTVHRRIHTGEKPYECDQCGKAYISHSSLINHKSVHQGKQPYNCECGKSFNYRSVLDQHKRIHTGKKPYRCNECGKAFNIRSNLTKHKRIHTGEESLNVINVESYNSTSQKIIYVGGNVLDGTRMRMPLWETELTKSQRTQIEEKPYECKNF